The proteins below come from a single Burkholderiales bacterium genomic window:
- a CDS encoding DUF3305 domain-containing protein, giving the protein MAEKAMEHPSISVAVIMERLNLDNKWCSEKWEAKGIIPDISGGNKQWRVIFEDSQQKQILFPGFDVTLYRDEAEGYYLNLSSPHPKVFVTWRPQEDLAVPHIVTVSYNEAARWMDSNEQVDGVPMPLDIAEWLGDYVNQNYKPEPKKRQRPQSFMSPARRADKSTG; this is encoded by the coding sequence ATGGCGGAAAAAGCGATGGAGCATCCCAGCATATCGGTAGCGGTAATCATGGAACGCCTGAATTTGGACAACAAGTGGTGTTCTGAAAAGTGGGAGGCGAAAGGAATTATTCCTGACATCAGCGGTGGGAATAAGCAGTGGCGTGTCATATTCGAAGACTCTCAGCAAAAACAAATATTATTCCCAGGGTTCGATGTGACACTTTATAGGGATGAGGCGGAGGGCTATTATTTAAATTTGAGTTCCCCCCACCCCAAAGTTTTTGTCACATGGCGTCCCCAGGAAGATTTGGCCGTGCCACACATCGTCACTGTAAGCTATAACGAAGCCGCGCGCTGGATGGATTCCAATGAACAAGTTGATGGAGTGCCGATGCCGCTGGACATTGCCGAGTGGCTGGGTGATTACGTAAACCAAAACTACAAGCCAGAACCCAAAAAACGGCAGCGTCCCCAATCTTTTATGTCGCCTGCGCGTAGGGCCGACAAAAGTACCGGCTGA
- a CDS encoding DUF3306 domain-containing protein, with protein sequence MQSKESLLSRWSRLKKEAESLAKTEPVKPLANEPKLPPVEQLNLESDYTAFFHPKVEEKLRREALRKLFGDPHFNVMDGLDVYIDDYGKPDPIPPEMLARLMESNPLLFPPSKEQPSDEIQEQKSQEALPRQQPQPALESKLENTEPSTQSDAKLGQNVAKG encoded by the coding sequence ATGCAAAGCAAGGAATCCTTACTGAGCAGATGGTCCCGTCTCAAAAAAGAGGCGGAGAGCCTCGCCAAGACCGAGCCGGTGAAGCCTTTGGCTAACGAGCCTAAACTGCCGCCAGTTGAACAACTCAATCTGGAATCGGATTACACTGCTTTCTTTCATCCGAAAGTGGAGGAGAAGCTGCGCCGCGAAGCGCTGCGCAAATTGTTCGGCGACCCGCATTTCAACGTCATGGATGGTCTTGATGTATATATTGACGATTACGGCAAACCCGACCCGATCCCTCCTGAGATGCTGGCACGACTGATGGAATCGAATCCGTTGCTATTTCCTCCCAGCAAGGAGCAGCCTTCTGATGAAATCCAAGAGCAAAAGAGCCAAGAAGCTCTGCCGCGCCAGCAGCCTCAACCCGCTTTGGAGTCCAAACTGGAAAATACCGAACCCAGTACTCAATCCGACGCCAAGTTAGGACAAAATGTTGCAAAAGGATAG